One window of the Bos indicus isolate NIAB-ARS_2022 breed Sahiwal x Tharparkar chromosome 15, NIAB-ARS_B.indTharparkar_mat_pri_1.0, whole genome shotgun sequence genome contains the following:
- the LOC109570037 gene encoding proteoglycan 3-like encodes MKGCLLLLLLLLGTVSALYLEKDVPHLGDLETQADLSQDSEGSGGQEGELALSGEVLESGREEAEDTHDDEGASDPDDLDEDMQCPKEEETVQLLGSPECKTCRYRLVGTPRRFRKAQRVCRKCYRGNLASIHNFNVNLIIHRLSTTTNYGQVWIGGFIRGRLRCRRFFWTDGSYWNFAFWAAGQPRFGRGRCVALCTRGGHWRRASCKRRLPFVCSY; translated from the exons ATGAAAGGCTGCctgctcctgctccttctgctgcTGGGGACAGTTTCTGCTCTCTATCTGG agaAGGATGTCCCCCATCTGGGTGATCTGGAGACACAGGCAGACCTGAGCCAGGACTCTGAAGGCTCaggggggcaggaaggagagctGGCCCTGAGTGGTGAGGTGCTTGAGTCGGGAAGAGAGGAAGCCGAGGACACCCACGATGATGAGGGGGCCTCAGACCCAGATGACTTAGATGAGGACATGCAGTGCCCCAAGGAAGAGGAGACAGTGCAACTTCTGGGCAGTCCTGAGTGCAAGACCTGCCGCTACAGGCTGGTGGGGACCCCAAGGCGGTTTAGGAAAGCTCAG AGAGTCTGCAGGAAGTGCTACCGAGGCAACCTCGCCTCCATCCACAACTTTAATGTCAACCTTATCATCCATCGCTTGAGCACAACGACCAACTACGGACAGGTCTGGATTGGAGGCTTCATCAGAGGTCGG TTACGGTGCAGGAGATTTTTCTGGACTGATGGGAGTTACTGGAATTTTGCATTCTGGGCTGCAGGACAACCTAGGTTTGGGAGAGGCCGTTGTGTGGCCCTGTGCACCAGAG GGGGTCACTGGCGACGAGCTTCATGCAAAAGGCGGCTGCCCTTCGTCTGCTCCTACTAA